In the Candidatus Limnocylindrales bacterium genome, CTGCGAGCCGTAATCTCCCCCTTGTGCCGCTTGACAATCTTCTGACAAATCGCCAACCCCATCCCCGTCCCCTCAAACTCATGACGACCCTGTAAACGTTGAAACGGCTTG is a window encoding:
- a CDS encoding ATP-binding protein, with amino-acid sequence KPFQRLQGRHEFEGTGMGLAICQKIVKRHKGEITARSVPGKGSTFTILLPAQQSKKIGENHG